A genome region from Tolypothrix sp. PCC 7712 includes the following:
- a CDS encoding segregation/condensation protein A, translating into MDASELLETITLLIKQAEQGEIDPWDVQVIEVIDRYLELMAPQATARGYEADLSQSGQAFLSASMLVLFKANTLMQLQSAADEQELILDDALLETENGLLHPVNRLPLEHHLRRRPAAMPPPKRRVTLQELIDQLQIMANQLKLVQKTNKPVRPRRQPTVQSMRAALELAHQENLTEVAGELEQVLQLSAQKLHLEQNYLNLEQLVELWVESKQPYQNGSAHTSPHSHLVSVFWALLLLSAQSKVELLQEEFYQEIKIRLLIDSANTHKPVEQPMN; encoded by the coding sequence ATGGATGCGTCCGAGCTATTAGAAACAATTACACTTCTGATCAAGCAAGCTGAACAAGGAGAAATTGATCCTTGGGATGTTCAGGTAATTGAGGTAATTGACCGTTATTTAGAACTAATGGCACCGCAGGCCACAGCTAGAGGCTATGAAGCCGATTTATCTCAATCTGGACAAGCTTTTTTATCAGCATCAATGTTGGTGTTATTCAAAGCCAACACCTTGATGCAATTGCAATCAGCCGCAGATGAACAAGAACTGATACTTGATGACGCGCTGCTAGAAACCGAAAATGGGCTATTACACCCAGTTAATCGCCTGCCTTTAGAGCATCACTTGCGTCGTCGTCCAGCTGCAATGCCTCCGCCTAAACGTCGGGTAACTCTGCAAGAGTTAATTGACCAATTGCAGATCATGGCGAACCAGCTCAAACTTGTCCAAAAAACAAATAAACCAGTCCGTCCTCGCCGTCAGCCGACTGTGCAAAGTATGCGAGCCGCGCTAGAACTGGCACACCAAGAAAATTTGACGGAAGTAGCTGGAGAACTAGAGCAAGTATTACAGCTGTCGGCACAAAAATTACATTTGGAACAAAATTATTTGAATTTGGAACAGCTTGTGGAGTTATGGGTCGAGAGTAAACAGCCATACCAAAATGGCTCTGCTCATACATCACCACATAGCCACTTAGTTAGCGTATTCTGGGCACTGCTACTGCTATCAGCTCAATCCAAAGTAGAGCTATTGCAAGAGGAGTTTTACCAAGAAATTAAAATTCGTTTACTAATAGATTCCGCGAACACTCACAAACCCGTGGAGCAGCCTATGAACTGA
- the speA gene encoding biosynthetic arginine decarboxylase: MGVESTATSEEIVKLPSNGHKPEVKNHKPKKLLAPSTITDDSPRAWKIEDSEALYRIEGWGQPYFSINAAGHVTVSPKGDRGGSLDLFELVNALKQRNLGLPMLIRFSDILEDRIERLNACFAKAIARYNYPGVYRGVFPVKCNQQRHLIEDLVRFGKPHQFGLEAGSKPELMIALAILDTPGALLICNGYKDQEYIETAMLAQRLGQTPIIVLEQIEEVDLVIAANRQLGIKPILGVRAKLSTQGMGRWGSSSGDRAKFGLTMPEVIEAVDKLREADLLDSLQLMHFHIGSQISAINVIKDAIQEASRIYVELAMLGADMKYLDVGGGLGVDYDGSQTNFYASKNYNMQNYANDIVAELKDTCAERQIPVPTLISESGRAIASHQSVLIFDVLSTSDVPLDTPEPPQEGESPIINYLWETYQSINKENYQEFYHDAAQFKEEAISRFNLGILRLRERAKAERLYWACCQKILNITRQQEYVPDELEDLEKIMASIYYANLSVFQSAPDCWAIDQLFPIMPIHRLDEEPIRRGILADLTCDSDGKIDRFIDLRDVKSVLELHTFKPGEPYYLGMFLSGAYQEIMGNLHNLFGDTNAVHIQLTPKGYQIEHVVKGDTMSEVVSYVQYDSEDMVENIRQRCEKALEEKRITLAESQRLLQTYEQSLRRYTYLNS; the protein is encoded by the coding sequence ATGGGTGTTGAGTCAACTGCTACATCTGAAGAGATAGTTAAGCTGCCGTCTAATGGACACAAACCAGAAGTGAAAAACCATAAGCCAAAAAAGCTGTTAGCGCCTAGTACTATCACTGATGATTCGCCTCGCGCTTGGAAAATTGAGGACAGCGAAGCGCTATATCGAATTGAAGGTTGGGGACAACCTTATTTTTCGATTAACGCGGCTGGTCATGTCACTGTTTCCCCAAAAGGCGATCGCGGTGGTTCTTTGGATTTGTTTGAATTGGTCAACGCTTTGAAGCAGCGCAATTTAGGCCTGCCGATGTTGATTCGCTTTTCAGACATTTTGGAAGACCGGATTGAGCGTTTAAATGCTTGTTTTGCGAAGGCGATCGCTCGCTATAACTATCCTGGTGTTTATCGTGGTGTATTTCCTGTTAAATGTAACCAGCAACGCCATTTAATTGAGGATTTGGTCAGATTTGGTAAGCCACATCAATTTGGTTTAGAAGCTGGCTCTAAGCCAGAATTAATGATTGCTCTGGCTATCTTGGATACCCCAGGAGCATTATTAATTTGCAACGGCTACAAAGACCAAGAATACATCGAAACGGCAATGTTGGCTCAAAGGCTAGGTCAAACGCCAATTATTGTCCTAGAACAAATTGAAGAGGTCGATTTAGTAATTGCCGCTAACCGTCAATTAGGTATTAAACCCATCTTAGGAGTAAGAGCTAAACTCAGTACCCAAGGTATGGGACGCTGGGGTAGTTCCAGTGGCGATCGCGCTAAATTTGGTCTAACTATGCCTGAGGTGATTGAGGCGGTTGACAAGTTACGCGAAGCTGATTTGCTCGATTCCTTGCAGTTGATGCATTTCCACATCGGCTCCCAGATTTCAGCCATTAACGTGATTAAAGATGCCATTCAAGAAGCCAGCCGCATTTACGTAGAGTTGGCAATGTTGGGGGCAGATATGAAATATCTCGATGTCGGTGGCGGCTTGGGTGTAGATTATGATGGCTCCCAAACCAACTTCTACGCCTCGAAAAACTATAATATGCAAAACTATGCCAACGACATCGTGGCAGAGTTAAAAGATACCTGTGCTGAACGGCAAATTCCCGTACCTACCCTGATTAGTGAAAGTGGTAGAGCGATCGCATCTCATCAATCGGTATTGATTTTTGATGTTCTCAGTACCAGCGATGTCCCCCTCGATACCCCAGAACCGCCACAAGAAGGCGAATCCCCAATTATTAATTACCTCTGGGAAACCTACCAATCGATTAACAAAGAAAATTATCAGGAGTTTTACCACGACGCAGCCCAATTTAAAGAAGAAGCTATCAGCCGTTTCAACTTGGGTATTTTACGCCTAAGAGAACGGGCTAAAGCTGAACGTCTCTACTGGGCTTGTTGTCAGAAAATTTTAAACATCACTAGACAGCAGGAATACGTACCAGACGAACTGGAAGACCTAGAAAAAATCATGGCTTCCATCTACTACGCTAATTTATCGGTGTTTCAATCAGCACCAGATTGCTGGGCGATTGATCAATTATTCCCGATTATGCCCATCCACCGTTTAGATGAAGAACCAATTCGGCGGGGAATTTTGGCAGACCTCACCTGCGATAGCGATGGCAAAATTGACCGCTTTATTGATTTGCGTGATGTCAAATCTGTTTTAGAACTGCACACCTTTAAACCAGGCGAACCCTATTATTTGGGAATGTTCCTCAGTGGAGCCTACCAAGAAATCATGGGTAATTTACACAACCTATTTGGCGATACTAACGCAGTTCACATTCAATTGACCCCCAAAGGTTACCAAATTGAACATGTCGTCAAAGGCGATACCATGAGCGAAGTAGTTAGCTACGTGCAGTACGATTCCGAAGACATGGTAGAAAACATCCGCCAGCGTTGTGAAAAAGCCCTGGAGGAAAAGCGCATCACCTTAGCAGAATCTCAGCGACTCTTACAAACTTACGAGCAAAGTCTGAGAAGATACACGTATTTGAATAGTTAG
- a CDS encoding AI-2E family transporter: MRRSASLQSLLIYGLSGPIIALNVWLLSVVFHYFQHPITILSSAAILAFLLNYPVQFFKRARITHTQAVIIVLLVTFTLVVILGVTLVPMLLDQTIQLLNKIPDWLTSSQRNLEHVEALAKQRRLPINLQIVANQINANIQNLVQQLASGAVGFAGTLLSGILNVVLVVVLAFYMLIYGDRVWAGLVSLLPSNIRIPLTTSLRLNFQNFFLSQLLLGLFMVVTLTPIFLVLRVPFALLFAIVIGIGELIPFVGATLGIGLVTILVLLQNWWLAVQVALSAILLQQVKDNLLAPKLLGDFIGLNPIWIFVAILMGFEIAGLLGTLVAVPIAGTIKGTFDALKSGESANFVSHFSINNYTSDFDEESKS; encoded by the coding sequence ATCCGCCGTTCAGCCTCCCTTCAAAGTTTATTAATTTATGGTCTGAGCGGCCCGATTATCGCTCTTAATGTGTGGTTATTGTCGGTAGTATTTCACTATTTCCAGCATCCCATCACTATCCTCAGTTCTGCGGCAATTCTGGCTTTTTTATTAAATTATCCGGTACAGTTCTTTAAACGCGCGCGCATCACCCACACACAGGCGGTGATTATTGTTTTGCTGGTCACCTTTACATTAGTAGTGATTTTGGGTGTCACATTAGTACCCATGCTACTTGACCAAACAATTCAACTTTTAAATAAAATTCCTGATTGGTTAACTAGCAGTCAAAGAAATCTCGAACATGTTGAAGCTTTAGCAAAACAACGGCGGTTACCCATAAATCTGCAAATAGTGGCTAATCAAATTAATGCTAACATCCAAAATTTGGTGCAGCAGTTAGCTTCGGGTGCGGTGGGATTTGCCGGCACACTGCTCTCAGGAATACTCAATGTTGTACTCGTGGTCGTGCTAGCGTTTTATATGCTGATATATGGCGATCGCGTCTGGGCTGGTTTGGTCAGTCTGTTACCATCTAATATTAGAATTCCTTTAACAACATCCTTAAGATTAAACTTTCAGAACTTCTTTCTCAGTCAGTTGTTGTTAGGGCTATTTATGGTAGTGACTCTAACACCAATTTTTTTAGTTCTGAGGGTACCATTCGCCTTACTGTTTGCCATAGTTATTGGCATAGGCGAACTCATCCCCTTTGTGGGTGCAACTCTTGGCATTGGTTTAGTCACAATCCTAGTACTGCTCCAAAATTGGTGGTTAGCAGTGCAAGTTGCTTTATCGGCGATTCTCTTGCAGCAGGTTAAAGATAACTTATTAGCGCCTAAATTACTGGGTGACTTTATTGGACTAAATCCCATCTGGATTTTTGTAGCAATCTTAATGGGTTTTGAAATAGCAGGTTTACTAGGAACACTCGTTGCTGTTCCTATTGCTGGCACTATTAAAGGCACATTTGATGCTCTAAAAAGTGGTGAATCTGCTAACTTCGTATCACATTTTTCTATTAATAATTACACATCTGACTTTGATGAAGAAAGTAAAAGTTAG
- the ndk gene encoding nucleoside-diphosphate kinase, which translates to MERTFLAIKPDGVQRGLVSEIIGRFEKKGFTLVGLKLLHPSRELAEQHYDVHRERPFFAGLVEFITSGPVVAMVWEGEGVIASARKLIGATNPLNAEPGTIRGDLGINIGRNIIHGSDAPETAQKEVALWFKDEELVNWKPEVTPWLHE; encoded by the coding sequence TTGGAACGCACATTTTTGGCAATTAAACCCGACGGCGTACAACGCGGACTAGTCAGCGAAATTATCGGTCGCTTTGAAAAAAAAGGCTTTACCCTCGTGGGTTTAAAGCTGCTTCACCCCAGTCGGGAATTAGCTGAACAACATTATGACGTTCACCGCGAAAGACCCTTCTTTGCAGGATTAGTTGAATTTATCACCTCCGGCCCCGTAGTAGCGATGGTTTGGGAAGGTGAAGGCGTAATCGCCTCTGCAAGAAAGTTGATTGGTGCAACCAACCCCCTCAACGCCGAACCTGGAACCATTCGCGGCGATTTAGGGATCAACATTGGTCGCAACATCATCCACGGTTCCGATGCTCCGGAAACAGCTCAAAAAGAAGTTGCTCTGTGGTTTAAGGATGAAGAATTAGTTAACTGGAAACCAGAAGTAACTCCTTGGT
- a CDS encoding sugar phosphate nucleotidyltransferase — protein MKAMILAAGKGTRVRPITYTIPKPMIPILQKPVMEFLLELLRQHGFDQIMVNVSHLAEEIENYFRDGQRFGVQIAYSFEGQIVDGTLVGEAVGSAGGMRRIQDFSPFFDDTFVVLCGDALIDLDLTEAVKWHRAKGSIATIITKSVPKEEVSSYGVVVTDDDGRVKAFQEKPSTEEALSTNINTGIYIFEPEVFKYIPSGIEYDIGSQLFPKLVEIGAPFHAIAMDFEWVDIGKVPDYWRAIRGVLLGEIKNVQIPGHEVAPGIYTGLNVAVNWDKVDITGPVYIGGMTRIEDGAKIVGPAMIGPNCWICSGATVENSVIFEWSRLGPEVRLIDKLVFGRYCVDKTGATIDVQAAALDWLITDARQSPPSHTPVERQAIAELLNTTAI, from the coding sequence ATGAAGGCGATGATTCTTGCAGCGGGTAAAGGTACTCGAGTCCGTCCGATTACCTATACAATCCCCAAACCGATGATTCCTATACTGCAAAAACCAGTAATGGAATTTTTACTTGAACTGTTGCGTCAGCATGGCTTTGACCAAATTATGGTCAATGTGAGCCATTTAGCAGAGGAAATTGAAAACTATTTCCGTGATGGTCAGAGGTTTGGTGTACAAATTGCCTATTCCTTTGAAGGGCAAATTGTGGACGGTACACTGGTGGGGGAAGCAGTCGGATCTGCTGGCGGGATGCGGCGTATCCAAGACTTTTCACCGTTTTTCGATGATACTTTTGTGGTATTGTGCGGTGACGCTTTGATTGACTTAGATTTAACTGAAGCAGTCAAGTGGCATCGAGCTAAAGGGTCGATCGCTACAATTATTACGAAATCTGTTCCCAAGGAAGAGGTTTCTAGCTATGGTGTCGTCGTGACTGACGACGATGGGCGTGTGAAAGCTTTCCAAGAAAAACCCTCCACCGAAGAAGCCCTCAGCACCAACATCAACACCGGGATTTACATTTTTGAACCGGAAGTATTTAAATATATTCCTTCTGGCATTGAGTACGACATTGGTAGTCAGCTATTCCCCAAACTGGTAGAAATTGGCGCGCCTTTCCATGCGATCGCAATGGATTTTGAATGGGTAGATATTGGTAAAGTACCAGATTACTGGCGGGCGATTCGTGGTGTACTACTAGGTGAAATTAAAAACGTCCAAATCCCTGGACATGAGGTTGCACCTGGAATTTACACAGGCTTAAATGTTGCTGTCAATTGGGACAAAGTTGATATTACAGGCCCAGTTTACATTGGTGGCATGACCAGAATTGAAGACGGCGCGAAAATCGTCGGCCCGGCGATGATTGGCCCCAATTGCTGGATTTGTAGCGGGGCGACAGTAGAGAACAGCGTGATTTTTGAATGGTCACGCCTCGGCCCAGAAGTTCGCCTCATAGATAAATTAGTGTTTGGGCGTTATTGTGTCGATAAAACTGGAGCCACCATTGATGTCCAAGCAGCAGCCTTAGACTGGCTGATCACTGATGCACGTCAATCCCCACCATCTCATACTCCAGTAGAAAGACAAGCGATCGCAGAATTGCTCAATACGACTGCTATTTAG